The following are encoded together in the Lactuca sativa cultivar Salinas chromosome 1, Lsat_Salinas_v11, whole genome shotgun sequence genome:
- the LOC111880149 gene encoding putative disease resistance RPP13-like protein 1 has translation MAEIVVSAIFTALYEKFISRNLRRVARSEGIDSRLKKWIKTLLMIEAVLADADEKQITNRAVQLWLKCLQDLAYDIDDVLDDLATEAIRRNLNQESYVSIKFIPTCTNFTRRSFMYGRQVSSRLDEIATKLKDLIDAKNDLGLKVNVERSNRRTRRLEQTPLIDEYKIMGRGGDKEALLVKLLGNEACDENVSIVSIVGMVGIGKTTLAKVLYNDYKVQDHFEVRAWVNVSEEFDLFTISKAIFVVLGGEDKSFSNLDMLQVALKDKLLKKRYLLVLDDVWNKSYTDSEILQRPLLVGAPGSRIIVTTYDVGVALIMGSDEPYNLDVLSDEDALSLLAQHALGEKNFDKRPTLKSLGEGFVKKCGGLPLALTMFGKSLRTKVDADEWKMLLNTEMKDVQIGREILASLRSSYYDLPSHLKQLFAYCSLIPKNYVFNKNELVLMWMAHGYLSGSISNKSMEHLGHLYFEELKSMSFIQHSATGELGYTMHTLINDLATTVAEEFFFRLDDEMNMSNTNETFKKLRQFSVSPRCGSYRKLKELQGATRLQTLLLIPSLGGKGYGLLDNLLAELLPKLQFLRVLSAANQEITKVPESIGSLKHLRYLNFSDTAITCLPQQVSHLYNLQTLLLRNCYQLSELPESFSNLINLRHLDISGTPNLNKMPLGIGGLSSLQTLPKVIIEGANGFKISELKGLSNFQSELSISGLDKVTDPKQAKDANLHQKEGLDVLEMKWSNVFDGSRNEMNEYKVLEDLRPHPKLRNLKILFYKGTRFPSWVGDPSFSRLTELTLCGCRSTHLPPLGHLKSLRKLFLTRMNEVKIVGFESLEPANSPLEIAFPSLEVLKFDDMPGWQRWLLICGDNHGTFRPFPCLHEISITRCPKLDVVFVDRIPSLRLLHIEECSGVVLRSMVGVSSSLVSLEMLNLKGLTRLHGEYLKHLGALEDLYIAGCDELIHLGEPVSVHKLEVLNCKKLASLGEKEVKNAISMRPIKEVICLNCDSLESYTCPKTVEKLVIGWCRSMTSLTLHELDSSLKELCINDCPNMDYSFPSGSWPLNLSKLTIGGLKKPMSEWGFQNFPTSLLELHLYGENSEVDSFAVATEARNATATSSSTFILPSSLTSLSLDGFMDVESLSEVLKHLPFLQRLDIWSCPKLRDLPETTSDSSSLTIRVWH, from the coding sequence ATGGCTGAAATCGTTGTTAGCGCGATCTTCACTGCGCTGTATGAGAAATTCATCTCTCGTAACTTGAGGAGGGTGGCTCGATCCGAAGGAATCGATTCTCGTCTGAAGAAATGGATTAAAACATTGCTGATGATCGAAGCTGTGCTTGCCGATGCAGATGAGAAACAGATAACAAATCGAGCTGTTCAATTGTGGCTGAAATGTCTCCAGGATTTGGCTTACGACATAGACGATGTACTCGATGATTTGGCCACTGAGGCTATACGACGCAATTTGAATCAAGAATCTTATGTCAGCATTAAGTTCATCCCAACTTGTACTAATTTCACTCGTCGAAGCTTTATGTATGGTCGTCAGGTGAGTTCTAGGCTTGATGAGATAGCCACCAAACTAAAAGATCTTATTGACGCGAAAAATGATCTGGGGTTGAAAGTGAATGTTGAAAGGTCGAATAGAAGAACGAGACGTTTGGAGCAAACTCCACTGATTGATGAGTACAAAATCATGGGTCGAGGAGGGGATAAAGAAGCACTTCTCGTGAAGTTGTTGGGGAATGAAGCATGTGATGAAAATGTGAGCATAGTGTCGATAGTTGGAATGGTTGGGATTGGCAAAACCACTCTTGCAAAAGTTTTGTACAACGACTACAAAGTGCAGGATCACTTTGAAGTCAGGGCATGGGTCAATGTTTCTGAAGAGTTTGATCTGTTCACTATTAGCAAGGCTATTTTTGTAGTTTTAGGTGGCGAGGACAAAAGCTTTTCTAATCTTGATATGCTTCAGGTTGCCCTAAAAGATAAACTTTTAAAGAAAAGGTACCTACTTGTTCTAGATGATGTTTGGAACAAATCCTACACTGATTCGGAAATTCTCCAAAGGCCTCTTCTTGTAGGGGCACCTGGAAGTAGAATTATAGTTACAACCTACGATGTCGGGGTTGCATTGATAATGGGCTCTGATGAACCTTACAATCTTGATGTATTGTCAGATGAAGATGCTCTGTCTTTACTTGCTCAACATGCGCTCGGTGAAAAAAACTTTGACAAAAGGCCAACACTTAAATCGCTTGGTGAAGGTTTTGTGAAGAAATGTGGTGGATTACCTTTGGCTTTGACAATGTTTGGGAAGTCATTGAGGACAAAAGTTGATGCTGATGAGTGGAAAATGTTGTTGAATACTGAGATGAAGGATGTGCAGATTGGAAGAGAGATTCTTGCATCTCTAAGATCAAGCTACTATGATCTCCCTTCACATTTGAAGCAATTATTTGCATACTGCTCCTTAATTCCCAAGAACTATGTGTTTAACAAGAATGAATTAGTCCTAATGTGGATGGCACACGGATATCTGTCCGGATCAATTAGCAACAAGTCAATGGAGCATTTGGGTCATCTGTATTTTGAAGAGCTAAAGTCAATGTCCTTTATTCAACATTCAGCGACTGGTGAATTAGGATATACAATGCACACCCTGATCAATGACTTGGCAACAACTGTCGCAGAAGAGTTCTTCTTTAGATTGGATGATGAGATGAACATGTCCAACACAAATGAAACCTTCAAGAAGCTTCGTCAGTTTTCTGTAAGTCCAAGATGTGGATCATATAGAAAGCTTAAAGAATTACAAGGAGCTACACGCTTACAAACTCTCTTACTGATTCCATCACTTGGTGGGAAAGGTTATGGCTTATTGGACAATCTTCTTGCTGAATTACTTCCTAAACTACAGTTCTTAAGGGTGCTAAGTGCAGCTAATCAGGAAATCACAAAGGTACCAGAATCCATTGGCAGTCTCAAGCATCTGCGGTACCTCAATTTTTCTGATACTGCAATCACATGTTTACCGCAACAAGTGAGTCACCTTTATAATTTACAGACCTTGTTGCTTCGCAACTGTTATCAGCTATCCGAATTGCCAGAAAGTTTTTCAAACTTAATAAACCTGCGACATCTTGACATAAGTGGTACTCCGAATCTGAACAAGATGCCCTTGGGGATCGGTGGGTTGTCAAGTCTACAAACTCTGCCCAAGGTCATTATTGAAGGAGCAAATGGGTTCAAAATATCGGAGCTCAAGGGCCTATCGAATTTTCAAAGTGAACTTTCGATTTCAGGGTTGGACAAAGTGACAGATCCAAAACAAGCAAAGGACGCCAACTTACATCAGAAGGAGGGTCTTGATGTGTTGGAAATGAAATGGAGTAATGTGTTTGATGGTTCTCGGAATGAGATGAATGAGTATAAAGTACTTGAAGACCTAAGGCCTCATCCTAAGTTAAGAAACCTGAAAATTTTGTTCTACAAGGGAACCAGATTTCCTAGTTGGGTTGGGGATCCCTCATTTAGTCGGTTAACTGAGCTTACTTTATGTGGTTGTAGAAGTACACATTTACCACCACTTGGACATCTAAAGTCACTTcgaaaactttttcttacaagGATGAATGAGGTGAAGATTGTGGGTTTTGAGTCACTTGAACCCGCTAATTCTCCCCTTGAGATTGCATTTCCATCActtgaagttttgaaatttgatgatATGCCAGGTTGGCAAAGATGGCTACTTATTTGTGGCGACAACCATGGAACTTTTAGACCATTTCCTTGTCTCCATGAAATTTCTATAACACGTTGTCCTAAACTAGATGTAGTGTTTGTTGATAGAATACCATCACTTCGGCTTTTACATATAGAAGAATGTTCTGGAGTGGTGTTAAGAAGCATGGTTGGTGTGTCTTCATCACTTGTTTCACTAGAAATGTTGAATCTAAAAGGACTTACTCGACTACATGGAGAATATTTGAAGCATCTCGGGGCACTTGAAGATCTATATATCGCTGGATGTGATGAACTGATACACTTGGGAGAACCTGTTAGTGTACACAAGTTGGAGGTGCTAAATTGTAAAAAATTAGCATCATTGGGAGAGAAAGAGGTGAAAAATGCGATTAGCATGCGACCTATTAAAGAAGTGATATGTCTCAACTGTGACTCACTAGAGAGTTACACCTGTCCAAAAACTGTTGAGAAGTTGGTGATCGGTTGGTGTCGTTCAATGACATCTTTGACCTTACACGAGCTCGACTCCTCGTTGAAAGAATTGTGTATAAATGATTGTCCAAATATGGACTACTCGTTTCCTTCTGGGTCATGGCCTCTTAATTTAAGCAAACTAACGATTGGAGGCTTAAAAAAGCCTATGTCAGAGTGGGGATTTCAGAATTTTCCAACCTCATTACTTGAACTACACTTGTATGGAGAAAATTCAGAAGTAGATTCATTTGCTGTGGCAACAGAAGCGAGGAATGCCACTGCTACTTCTTCATCAACCTTTATTCTTCCATCATCTCTAACTTCTCTATCACTCGATGGTTTTATGGATGTGGAATCACTTTCAGAGGTCTTAAAACACCTCCCGTTCCTTCAACGTCTTGATATTTGGTCATGCCCGAAGCTTAGAGATCTGCCCGAGACAACTTCCGACTCCTCATCTTTGACAATAAGGGTGTGGCATTAG